Below is a genomic region from Vairimorpha necatrix chromosome 1, complete sequence.
CTTATTTAATGCTTATTATGTTATTAGAATATCGTTTTTGGATTCaatgttttaatataataattgtGAGTGcgtatattatatattaatgcatttttatttttattattatttttataaaactcagtttcaaaatatcgtcagaatcgttttttagaatttatttaacccttctagaaaaaattcacaaaaatattaaccAAAGAAAAAGTTGAATATAAGTGTCAAAAGCCGAGCTTTAAGAGTTTTGAACATATCTCATTGAGATTCATAAGTGTTTTTAACTTCATTTTACTCTTTAAATGTTCATAAAaagtgttttttaaaatataaatctcCTTTTCTTTATCATGCCAAATATGGAAACtcaataaataaagtaaaaataaatgccACGAACAATATATCaatcccgttttcaaaacgggaaagcatacgctagtctcaaaatattatttttttcaaatttaataaaactcATAAATTCTATTCCATATCTAATATACTTATGTattgttaaatatttaaatgtattgtttttatgcctcttttcttaatattttgttttttatttttttatgcatttttttcttaaaaattttgtcttttattttttatgcatgaattcattttttctactaaaacttataaaatcactgcctatttaaaaaactcaaCTAATTCAAATATCACAATTCATCAATGtctagaaataaaaagtaaaattgCGCTTCCTGAACTTAAAGGCTTTAAGAATTCgggaaatttatatttcccGAATTCAgttcttaaaaattcagataatcaaatttttgcattagttattgatttttgtaaagaaaaaaatattagaaaaatttttaataaaattttgccCAGTGTTTTTGAtatgaaatatattaaagataAGAATAGGGagtattttctttatataaatagatatttaattataaaaatggctaagaatattttaggagatgaagaaataataaaagagaCATGGAAAATgttatgtaaaaataataataatatctcATTTGTAGATTTCTCagatgatatttttgaaaatgagATTGTTCTTAAATCAGATGATTTGATAGATTTTTAGATTCATTCCCCTCATAAAATgtctaaattttataagtacaatttattaatagaaaaatattctcaAAACATCTTAGAATGTATTAATTCATCAAAATACACTTTAATAAAAGGACCAACAGGATGTGGTAAATCTACTTATATTCCACTTTTAttgaataataaaaatattgctATAATTCAACCAAGAAGAATAGCAGTGACTTCTTTGCATTCGACTTTGTCGAATGTCACAGAAAACGTAGGCTATAAAATGAGATTTAACAAgaaaataagtaaaaatgACAAAATAGTAATTTACACGGACGGggcatttttaaatgacgTGTTTGAGACTGAATACGATTACATTATAGTAGATGAAGTACATGAAAGATCAGTCCGGACTGATGTACTACTTTGTTTgttaaaacaaacaaagtcTAAAGTAATACTCATGAGTGCGACAGTCGACACATGTAAAATTCAGAAATATTTCAATGCAAGCGTATTTGAGATACCAGGGGAATCTTTCCCCTgtgaaataatttattctGAGACACCTGTGGCcgattatattttagagTCATACACgattattaaagaaatcaTAATGAATAATAGTCAAACTAAAAATgcttataataataaaaacgaTTTAAGTTGGTtagaaaaatcaaaaatatcttttgaaaataataaagacatTTTGGTCTTTTTGACTGGTGAAGAAGACATCAATGAACTCGCGactttattaaagaaaattctcggcataaaaatattaaaaatttactcaAGTCTCAGTGACGAAGAACAGAcgaaaatttatgaaaaatcaaatctaagaaaaataattctaaGTACAAATATTTGTGAAACTTCTCTAACTATTCCaggaataaaatatgtcatAGACACAGGactagtaaaaaataaaatttatgatgGCATAAATTATTTCGGAATACTTCAAATTTCTAAAGAATCGGCCGACCAAAGACTAGGACGATGTAACAGAACTGGACCAGGTATTTGTTACAGACTTTACACAGAAAAAacatacaaaaatttcCAAAATTTGATTCCTGAAATCTGCGTCGCAGATTTGTCAAGGCCCATTTTGCAACTCATCCAAAGAAAAATCAacattttcaaatttgaCTTTCTAGATTTCCCAACTCAAAAAAACGTGGAAagatctttaaaatttttatttaataaaaatttaataaatgaaaacTTACAAATTACTAAACATGGAAATAGAATTCTGAGTTATCCTTTAGAAATCCATTTAAGTTGTTTTTATGATGattgtttaaataataatttaggTATGTATGGGTCTATTCTTGTCTCATTAATAAGTAtagataattataattttataagaaatattaatacagataaattagtttataaatcagatataaaatatctggtagatttatttaatgaatttataaattcaaaaaataaaaaagatttttgcAAATTGAAAGATGTTTCCTTGAAAAATCTTGAGAAAGCgcataaaatttataaaagtttaaataaaaataaaaaaggagattttgaattattagaaaaaatatttagtaaATCTTTTGAGCATAATTTGTctataaaagaagaagatgGGGCTTATAGACATTTAGGAACCAATAAGAAGGTTTATATTCATCCTTCtagttatttatttaagagAAATGAGAAAAAGATAGTATTTGTAGATTCATTGTGTACTACGAAAGAGTATGTTAGAATAGTAAGcaaatacataaaataaacataaataaataaattaattttatataaatttataaaataaaatatttgattatgctatataaattaatatgtcacaattttatttcacgtaaaattaatatgtcaaatacaattttacttatttgattttgcataaatataaaacaaacaaatttgatacaaacaaattcgcaatactataaattgcataaaatattttttttatttattcacGTATTCCATTTCTAAATCTGTGTAGTTTTTAGGGAAAGAGGTCCCATCTCCTATAGAAGACATTGTGGGTTTAATCCagtcaaaatatttataccCAAATACTTGTATCCAGTTTTCTTTAGtagataaattatatgGATTTAATACTTTTCTATTATTACTATTCGTATAATTAGTAATAGCCCCTTCTTGGAATATGTGGACATACCTGTGATCTCCCATAATGTAAGAATTTAATGCTCTAAATTCCACTAGTGTCTCATTATTCGAAATTGTTCTTGTGTGAAAAacgaatataaataaaattatcagCATAAACACagatattaaagaaatagaGACGATATAATTTACCCTTAAGGAAGTCATCAAATTTTTCCTTAATTGCATTGAGGTTACTAAAATGAAGAACAAAGAAGTGCACATGTTCAAAAAGAGAAAttgataataaaacttGTAGTTATGAAACCCAATACAAGTGTCTAGAAATATACAATGATGATCAAATTTGAGATAGCATCTGTTACAAATCGAACAATGATGTGCCCTTGGTGGTTTATaagttttacaaatatgACAGTTTTTAAGTTTCTGCATATTTTTGACTAAAATGTCTTCTTCTAGAAATAAGTTGATACCTTCCAAATCTAATTTACGATCTCCTTCAGTAATGACAGGAAATAATTCTAATGTGCTGTATCCTtcattaattaataatttcatataaaatattaccTTTGTAGTGG
It encodes:
- a CDS encoding ATP-dependent RNA helicase (DHX8), which codes for MSKFYKYNLLIEKYSQNILECINSSKYTLIKGPTGCGKSTYIPLLLNNKNIAIIQPRRIAVTSLHSTLSNVTENVGYKMRFNKKISKNDKIVIYTDGAFLNDVFETEYDYIIVDEVHERSVRTDVLLCLLKQTKSKVILMSATVDTCKIQKYFNASVFEIPGESFPCEIIYSETPVADYILESYTIIKEIIMNNSQTKNAYNNKNDLSWLEKSKISFENNKDILVFLTGEEDINELATLLKKILGIKILKIYSSLSDEEQTKIYEKSNLRKIILSTNICETSLTIPGIKYVIDTGLVKNKIYDGINYFGILQISKESADQRLGRCNRTGPGICYRLYTEKTYKNFQNLIPEICVADLSRPILQLIQRKINIFKFDFLDFPTQKNVERSLKFLFNKNLINENLQITKHGNRILSYPLEIHLSCFYDDCLNNNLGMYGSILVSLISIDNYNFIRNINTDKLVYKSDIKYLVDLFNEFINSKNKKDFCKLKDVSLKNLEKAHKIYKSLNKNKKGDFELLEKIFSKSFEHNLSIKEEDGAYRHLGTNKKVYIHPSSYLFKRNEKKIVFVDSLCTTKEYVRIVSKYIK
- a CDS encoding palmitoyltransferase (PFA3): MDCSLFFKDIIRVIQFTIYPMLQLYAYFVLVGLYCLEQKKFDGWETLLIFFFYHLLATTKVIFYMKLLINEGYSTLELFPVITEGDRKLDLEGINLFLEEDILVKNMQKLKNCHICKTYKPPRAHHCSICNRCYLKFDHHCIFLDTCIGFHNYKFYYQFLFLNMCTSLFFILVTSMQLRKNLMTSLRVNYIVSISLISVFMLIILFIFVFHTRTISNNETLVEFRALNSYIMGDHRYVHIFQEGAITNYTNSNNRKVLNPYNLSTKENWIQVFGYKYFDWIKPTMSSIGDGTSFPKNYTDLEMEYVNK